The DNA sequence AAAATGTTCATGACAGTATGCCAGTAGAAATGTTCATATCATTGAACTTTTGAAGCTGGAGTCCTGGCCATGAGCAACGACAGtatcacatttttgtttcatccaaGTCCTCAACTGTTTACTACTACTTAACTACTTAATTGGATCAGCTTTATATCTCATTAGATATAAGGATATAGAATTTATTGCCAAATATGAAGTTCAAGTATTCAATTATTCAAGTATTCCCAGCATATTAACACTCATTACAACAAAAGCGAACACAccagaaatgtttcttttcagtGAACAATTTATTCATCATTGAAGCAAAAGAGTCAAAATTACTCTAAAGACCTACAGATAACACCACaatcatttgtaaatatatgACAGTGGTCATTTGCTGATGTGAGTTCATGCATAATTCACAAGACAGATACCTTGATTTCTGCTAAGTTTCAACTgcaattgattgttttaattgtattgtGAGTGGAAAGAACAATTTAGAGTCAACAGATTGTAAAGAATAGATTTTAGGCTTTAGGTTTCCCGTTAAGAGACttgagttttaaaatatatatatatattttaagggGGCAGACGGCAGAGGGAAAAGGCACTGAACTTTCCAGTTATAATTGAATGACTGGTAGACTGGTTTCGTTACTGTTTTCTTAAATCCaattttattgaatattttaagCATTAAATATGATGTATATCATTATCTTTTGCTTTCCAGTTGTAAATTAGGGTTCACagtaatacaaacacaaaaaacaacacacaatttAAGCTATTTTAAGCTATTTATACAGAAGCAATAAAATCTGAATCCATATTtacatcaaatacaaaaatatatttcacaaaaaaaagcagtatGGATAAAATTTACAATAAACAACTCTACAAATTTACAAATATAATAAgccatttaaataatattacagCACATGTTTCCCCATTAAGAAGCACCACGCAGGGCAGTGGGGAAAACGGTCAGTCTGTTGAACATTATACCACATCTCGGCTTCGCGCTATTCTCGCTGAACCACAAGGTTTGGCCCTGCTCAGTCTTCCTGGAGTGGGTATCTCCCAGCCCTGGCTCCAGGTCACATGGCTGTGGGTAAACACAACAGGAGAAGTAGTACACTAAGTATGGATTTGAAGGTCTCAGGATATCAGTGCTATACTTAGATTGGTTTTAGGACCTACTGACATAGCTGACAGCTATGGTAAACAGTCTGTTCCAACAAACGTGCTAATTTTCACTTTATTGCACTGCTGAAATGATGCTGGAACATACAGTACCCAACTGGGCCATATCATTACAAGGAAGTCCTTGCTCTCATCTCATGGGAGATAAACTGTCCTCTCTTTCATAACACTAGCGTCAACCATTACAaccttttacattttacaagaatgattaaacataattatattGCCCAGGATATTAGCCTGAATATTAAAGGAGCTCTCTACTTTTCTCCTTCACTATAAAAGATCTCACTACACtatagtttatttttaactgaattctGAGTCTCATAATGCCAatcctgaaatgtatttttccatgaTTTTACCAGGAAAGTCCCATAATAAACTGCAGAATCTCTAACCCAACTTATTTTCACAAGATTTTAAATGAAGGCATTGAGTATTTACACCAAATATACACCCTTAAAGTCTTCTCAGAAAACCTTGATAGTAAAAAATGTACCACAAGGTTAAATGTTTCATTGCTGCATTCACCTCATAACACTTACTTGCTAATGTCTTGTTGAGGTCAGCAATAAAGTCCTCCAGTTCTTTAGTGTCACCAAGCTTAGCTGTAGATACAGCGGAGAAACAAGTCAAATCAGATGACCGTCCAACAACCTCGTCACACATGTGTTACACGCAGGGCACGCAAAGCAAACGCACCTCTAGGTGATGAAGCGGTCAGATAGGTAGGCGTAGGAGAGAAcactggggtgggggagttcAGCTTCTCATCGCTGAAGCTGAAACTGTTTCTGTTGAGGGACTCTGCACCTGTTAGGGAAGAAGggaagagatggaggggagagagagagagagagagagagagagagagaggggatcaCAGTCAGAACCAAAGAATGCTCATTCACCTCTCCATATGCCACCCAGGTAGATGGATGATACCAATAGCAAAGGTAATTACAGGAAAATCTCTTCTGTATTCATGGATGTTCCACATGCTTACTGCAACTTTGAATTGGTTTGCCAATTGTCCTTAAGCTACTTACAAAACAATACGTGAATAAGTAATATGTGCATATACAACATAGAGGCATTTCAAATATGAATAGTTGTCACTTATTATTCTGTCACTAGGGATggtacacagacatgcagacacaggtCGGGTTATTGTTAAAAGTtttgatgtactgtatatacatggTGCTTATTTTCTCAATGATCAAAGGGCCAAGAGTATGTCAATGCCCAACTACATTTGGGCCCCTGGTCAACAactgaatataataataatatataataatatttagcATCTGTGCTGATAGTGCAAGCCCAGCGTGTGAATGGTGCAGTCTCTAATAATCACatcttcattgtttttgctcacattcacattcacacacacagaccttttCAAGTCAACAAGTTCCACACCTGTGGGTTAATTTATAGCCAAAGTCCTTCCAAACTTGAAAGGCAACACTGCCTGTGCATAATAATGTTGCTCTTCAGTATGTGTTTGCACATTCTTCCTCTCAGCAAATTGTTcagaacaagaaaacaaaatgacatgcCATTACTGGAGATGTTAAGGTACTCACTAATCTGCAGAACTCTATGGTGGCAAACTCCTTATATACTGCTGCTATATTGCATCTGGTGGAAGTATATTCCATTGTGTGAGAACAGGTTGAACTtggttttcaaaaaatgtgcacatttgtaGAACTtttatacaaatgcaaaaagctGTAACACTTTTtgactgtgttactgtgtgtgacaTAATGAACCCTTTAAATTTGCCCCTGGGTATTTTGAAGTTAATTTCTGTGGGTGAAAGCCAAACGTTCCCCACTCATGAAAATTGACtattcaaatcaaaatcaactgCCATTTGCCCCCTTGGATTCAACCAATCATGACACTGTTATGCTTATGATTCTTACAAATTATGCTCCTAAAAAGGTTATATGagaatgcacatgcatatactgTAGCCTAGACCCTATCACCTTGTGTGATTTCAATATTGCTTCAAAGGGATAGGAATCATGTCCATGGCCAAGATGTCAAAGATGTGATTTGATAATCTATATTTCACATACTGTGGCACCCCTACAGGAGCAGTTGATGAAAGGGTTTCACGTTGAGAACATTTCCTCTGTAAAACTGCAGCAGCTACTTAACCTACAGCCGTCTTGGTGGAGGTCAAAGTCTAGTTCACTAACCATTATGGCACACCGTTAACCTGATTTTATACTTGGGTGACTGAGGATCTCAGTGGGTAAGACTTTTTGCCCTCTGATCTCCTCCATTAGCCAGAGCTGGGTGACTCAGTGGGTTTTGCTGACCAATCACATTCCTCTTATGAACAGACTTGTCTTCTACATACCTTGCGGAAATAGAATATAGTGCAACgtattgaaataaaagatgTCCTCAAGATCAGAAAGTATATTTCAACACCACAAAATATGTtagcaaatatgcaaattattgttGATATTGGTATATATTTCTTATAAATCACTATGAAACATTATATCATTATATTTCCCAAAAATCcacataattcatttaatttcagtataTCCCGTTCATGTAAGGGATGATAGAGGGAGGTCCAGAATGAGAGATGATTATTCATAAATCAAAATTCAGTCCACCCCTTAATCCAGACTTCAGTAATTCCATTTAAAGCTCAGGGCAGTCTTCCAGTCTACCCGTCCACACTGCTGTGAATGTGCAGCACCACCTGGAGTGGTGGTGATGAGACATGGAACTGACCCTGAACCCTGCTTCTGGCCTGGGTTGTGGAGTCCTGGCTCTCCCTGCCTATCTGTCTTTTTGCAGGCACGGTTCAATGAAGTCCTGAACACTCCATTCTTTGCACCCCGAAGGAGATGGAATCTAGAAACTGGTGGCCGTTTGCCGGTGGGTGTGAAAGCAAAGTCTCGATCGCTTCCAGCAGTTTCAGGCACTTATGTTCTAACGTTCTGCCTTCAGAAAAACAAGGAATTAACcccatttttcaaaatggcagttaGAAAAACGGTTTCTGGTTAATAATTCAGGTCTTGCCATGTGAGATCCTGTGCTGTAGATTAATGCCAAGTCAACTGAGTTCTATTGTAATTATCAAAACTTTTCTAGTCATTAAGTACttcagaaatacacattttagAGGCtgcttctttattttatttttattttatttatttaattaataattaataccTTTGATACAGTTTGATAAAGTGGGACCCACTGGTATGCCATGCCATACAATTTAGATGTAAATTGCATGCCCTTCTTTGTGGAGTTCTTTAAAGAGGGTCATCAGTCCAGTAAGTGCTAAGGAATCACTTTTGTGCATTCCCACAGAACTCCCATGACCACAACACATATGGCTGTGAGAGTAAATCACTGTACGCAAGGGGTGCAAGGAGCATTTGGCAAGTTTACAGAACTGTGCAATTTGACAGTGTTCCAGCAGGGAATGCTGTATAATGCATTAGTCTTAGACACTGGATGGCTGAACTACTGTAAGGATTTCTACAGCAGTGGCCCTTGAAGATGCGTCCACTGACATTTTCGGAGGGCTAGGATCATGTGTTGTGTACAGGAGTTTACACTAAAGCATGTAAACTCCTGTACTCATCTCTGTCTGTACAGCTTGCTATGTTTGACAGTATTTCACACTTCGTAATCTTAAGTTCCTTGTAACACATGGAAACTTCTACATGTGGAGAACACTGTGCAGTGATTATTTATACAGCAAAATTCTCACCAGCAAAAAAGACCAGCAGAGACCACATGTACATTATTAGTGTCACAATTACTCTATGAGGGTTGGTTTGTCACGGAACACGTTGTTGTGTATATGCAGTAGTGTAAAAGCATGGGAGTTTCTTCTCTCAGTCCATAATAATGTACCATTGTAGCTAACACTTTCATTGTTGAATGAATCTAAGCCCATTGAGGCAAACTGATGTTATGATGACCATTGTTCTACAGTGATAAGGCCGCATGGCtacagagggagaaggaaagataATACCTCAGTGACAAGCAATCATCACTTAACAGAGGCTATTGTGTACATCCAAACTTTTCACAGGTTCCAGCGTACAGAGTTACAAAGTAGAACGGTGCTGTCAGAAGCTACATACTGGGGGTGCACAAAAACAGATGACCCATTTTCGTATTTCACGCCAAATTCTGCTCTTAATCACAATCATACAAATCATTATTTGAtctgtttatgtatatatacaaaGAACAAAGAGCAGAACACTTAGGAAGGGAGTTATGCTTCCCTGCTTCCCTGGCTATATGACATACCTCAAGTAGAACTTTGCTTTGCCAGTTGCACCTTAAACATATTTGGGAGCATTTAATACTGTGTGTGGGTATCTCTTTACAACCACGTACAGTACCTGCCCAACACAGCTACTGTTCCACAAACCACAGATATGAGTTTATGATCTCCTCAATATACAATTACGGTTTGAATAAAAAGTAAGCTAAACAGATCACCTTATCTCACCCTCACGATGCAAAATATCAAGTCTCATATTGAGGCAATGGAAATATAGGGCTTGCAGcagaaattatgattttgattATGAATAAAACGTGgatgaaactgaaatgtgtcCAGTGGGTTGGACAATTGATAGCCTCATAAAAATCTGCCCATGGATTCCctcatagtttttatttttaaacgctGGAAACTGACTGGGAACAAAGGGGATCTAAACTATTGTTTGTCATCTGCAATAATGATCCGTACAGACGAATATGTTGTGATCCACGTGTTGTGTTTAGCCTACTTGAATTATTTACCGTAAAAATTCTGTTGAAAACTTTCAAAATATTGATAATAAAAGTTCACGCTTACTTTCTGAATCGCTGATGCCGCTGTCGCTGACGCTGGCGCTACTCCGccttttcacagtttttaaGTGTTCGTCGTATCTGAAATGTCTCTTTTCCATGGGGGACGTGAAGTCCTCAATGACTGCGTCGAACTCGCATAACACAGCATGAAGACCGTCGTCATCTTCAAGAAATTGCGCTGTTGGAATAGGACAGCGCATCACTATGGTGGTCTGAAACGGCACATGTGCTGCTGCATCGTTTGAAAACCAGGAGTCATAGGAAATCAATTTAAATAGTATAGGATGCATCACTACATGATTTAATGCAGTCAAAAAGCTGTGCAGTAtgatataaacatttttttaaagaaaaagagaatgaCCAATAGATAACCGCGGATAGTTATGAGACTAAAGTCTGTCTGTACCTTGCAGTTTGCTCGAGATGGAATGCAGTAAAGATGCATAAAGATTCTTTCAACTTACATTTGTTCTGAGATTTCATTTTTGGAGATTTCATTGTGGATGCTTGAAGTCTATATCTTGTCCTCTGTACACGAGATAAAAGCGATTacttgaaaaaagtattttccaaCGGAGTTGTCGGATTTACACCAGAGAGGCCCCGTGTTACTTGTCTTGTCTGACAACTAGCTACTGTTTTTCGGATCAAGACTCCTTTTAAATGATTCCTAAACCCGGTAGGGGGCGGTGACACAGTGGAGAAAAGGGCGGGGTAGGGGGCTTGCTTCTTCACTTGCCAGTAGTATTGCCTTAAACCCGTTATATCGGGGTCAGTTACGCGTTGGCGTCATTCCCATGAAAGTATGTTTGTAAACAACTACTGTGGTTCGTAGCAGGAATGTAGGGCATAGCTACACAtaatacttttatatttttacacatgaCCTTGCCCTGACCACCTCCCTCCCACATATCGGTTTATTTTTGGACAGAGagaggttgaactatgcggtagCTATGTATTTACCTATTTTTCTATATTAGAAATTATGTAATTTTGATAAGATCTTGTTTCATCATCATCCtcgtgcatgcttatacacttGATCAAAGGTAGCTTTTATATCAGACATGATGTAACAGTGGCCTTTGATATTTTTGTAGGGATTACACATGAGTGGCTATCTATTTCGGTAAACATTCTTCCTTTCCATTACCCTACTTGTTCATATTAACTGATGCACAAACAtttgcaattaattaaaataaaacttatacaaaataaatacatacattattattaataataataataataataataataataataataataataataatatttgtattattatacaGGTTAAAATACAATAACTATTTAGAGTTTAGCTCATGTTGAGATCTTAAAAGCTGTCAAGGTATCATCACCTGACATACTGAAAGAATATGCAAAGTGAAATActtcattataaatatatttcaattaaatgcaTAACCAGTGAAGGTggtgaggaaaataaataacaatggtTTGAGTAGTTTAAAGTTATCTAGCGACATCTAGCGTTTTATACGAAATACTGCAGCTTTATTCCACTATGTAATTGAACATATTTATGTCCCAGCggatatttttcatttactgtatgttCAACTCAGCTAAGGAATTTGACCCCATTAActattctattttttgtttttttttaaatgcaatttatagTTTTGGATTTATTAAAAGTATCTTACTGATTCTGTATTGTTATGGaagacaattaaaaatgaaaatacagcagTAATCAAGCACTATTTTGTCATATTACAGAGTGAAGGATGAGGGTGAAAATCACAATGATACACATCACTGTGAACTCAATATCCATTTGAAAGGGCAATAATCTTTAAATGGCACTTCTGTTCCACATCCTGTGAAACTCTGCTTTGGGCAATTAACAAAGATGGCTGCACTTCTCTGGTACTCCAAAGAAtgacacacagaaaacaaagtgaCAAGTAGACATATGTTCAGTATAAtgcttttatgcatttattcccCTTCCTTCAAGCAAAATCTTCCCATGACATTATCTAGTGTAAAAAATATGCAACGCATActaataaatatgcaaacattGTACTGTTGAATACAAAAGATTGGTACAATCAACTTCATTATTGTACAGACTTCAAGGAAACttccttttttacatttttgatccAGAGAATCATTTAGGCCCATTTTATTGCAAATGATGGCATCGATTCTGAATATAATTCCCATTGATATTTGAGGTACAGTATTTTGTCTGTAGTATCATTATCCcggattcaaattcaaaatacgTCCCAACGTTATTTTATCTTTAGTACAGACTCaagaattttaatgaaatttttaaATACTAAGACGGATATTAATCAACTTACACTTATTGTGCCCAATGATTAATAATTTGGCATTGAGGgagctgttttaaaaacaattcactTTGCTTTCATCAACTCAGTTTCTACTGATATCTATGATTGTGGTAAATATGTTCATTATTTACATGTTCCCTTGTCCTTGATTTACACATACATGTCCTTCtctgaaaaatgaagaaatatcaTATGTTCTAACCATTTTCAGACTAGTTAGCATCAAAATATATTGCACGTTTAGTACTGGATTGTATGGAAACCATGCTAAGACAATATTCACTATGAAATATTCTGCTACAAATCCCTTTCATTGCTTGAGGAATCCTCATTGGATACCTCAATTACTtgtaaaatatcagaaaaaaacaagaagtgcttaaaaaataaataaaatttaaacgtataaaatcataaatactGGAAATCATGGCAATGTAGATTGCTATAAAGGCATTTCTCTTGAAAATCTTACtcttttaaaaagtcttttaaGACTTCTACATTCAAATCCAACATTTTAAGTCACATCTAGAAAAGGACTAACAGAGAAATCTTTTTTCAACATCATTTTCCCCACTGCATCGTTGAGCTGTATATGTGGAATGACATACTGCGCTAATGTATGATACGATGGGAATaaaggattgtgggaaatgaCAAGGTCCCAAACACACATTGGACAAAGGACAACCCGCTCTCAAAAACTTGTGTGTCCCATGACTAGGATGTAACCAGGCAGCAGGATTCTATACGATTAACTTTGCAGCCACAATGGTATGAAATGTCTAGACCTCTAGTACAGCTTTCTTAGAAATGTCACCCATTGATTTGGGTGATCTAAACATAATCAAACTCTCGCCAGCTAGAGTTAACTGCAAAGCCTCAACACAAGAGGGAAAAGGGGCCTATAGCCAAGCTAGGCTACAGTGCGAAGCACTGGCCTGATTTAAGAAAcgtctgttttttatttctttgaaaagCTGCGAGCGCAGTGTCAGCACAGGCAGGTCCTCTGAAGCTCCTGCTCTTCAGAGAGAGGCACTGGCCTGCTTTCGACGAGCTGTCTCAGCCTGAGCGGTTTGTGATTCTTCAATTTGTAGGCCAGCGTCAGGAAAATGGCATCCACGTGCTCCTTCTCCGCAGGGTCCTTGGCTGACGTCTCGAAGAGAGGGAAGTTGTAACCGTCGGCCAGGCGCTGGGCCAGCGAGGTGGGCACCTCCCCTTTGCCCTTCAGGTCGCACTTGTTGCCCACCAGGATCCGGGGCACCATGGGCGGCACGGAGTGGCGGCCGCATTCCTCGATCCACTCCGGCAGGCTCTCGAAGGACGAGAGCTTGGTGACGTCGTACACGAAGATGATGGCGTGGACGTTGCGGTAATAGTGCTCCACCATGCTTTTGCGGAAGCGCTCCTGGCCTGCTGTGTCCCATATCTGCAGCTGAGAAAGGAAGGCCTGGGTTCAGTGCAATGGATAGGGCACTGCACTCGTAACTCTGACACTGCAGTTCAAATTCCACCTTAAGCAAGAAGGTTCATGTCAATTGTTAGATTAAACAaccagctgtaaaaaaaatggcagtatgtaaaaatgtaagctgtAAACTGCTATTGACTGCTGAGAAAATATATAACCAGCCTTCATATAATTTGGAAGCAAAGCTCTTTTGATTCCTTGCGTTACTGTTTTGAATTcatttgattttgaaataacatttagGCTAATACCAGGCAGCTGTTTACAGCAATTTGTTAGAATGGACAGTCATGGTTCAGTGGTTCTTTTCCATTTATAAATCCACAAGCACAATGTAGAAAGATCAATAAGATCGGAATAGCATAATGCCTTTTTCCGAAGAAGAGGCAACAAACACAAGATGAATACAAATTCAGCTTCTACTGGATACATGACAACGTAAATATATAAGGCTGACTTCGTGGATCATAATTTCAATCACCCACATGcattccttttcttttaaaggTAGATGGACGGCTTGCCACTGTATGCTTTGAACATTCTTGTTTTTCTAAGTAAAATATTATCTTAAACACACAGTTGCTAACGTTAACTAATATCCACAAACATTTCAACAGAAAGAATaagattagaaaaaaataataataatagcgtAACGTTAGAGCAACTGGACATTGTGTTCTTGCTAACGGGTACATGTGAGATAATACCGtattttgcatttctttgtattttaaaagaaaataaaaaggttgtTAGATAAGACAGACATAAACAACAATAGAACATTTACGATTTCAGTTATCCCAACTAACGCTAAACGTTACAGGATTTGTTTTCTCACCTTGATGTTTTCGCCATCAATGTCCACAGTCCTTTCTCTGAAATCCACTCCGATTGTTGCTTCGGGGTTTTTAAGAAAACGGCCCCCGCAAAATCTATAACTTAAACAGGTTTTCCCGACATTAGAATCCCCTatcacaataattttaaaaattcgaGTCTGGATACCGGCATATTCTTGGTGCACCTCCTTTGCAGAACTTGTTCCATCGTAAACTGTAACGAAACcatgatcatttttgttttgatatgcCATGGCTCGCAAAATCCCATAGCGAATCCTCGCGAGAGTAGTTGAATCCTTATAAAATTAAGTCAACCCTCAGGTTTTGGGGCAGCCGAGCGAAATTTGACCTAATAAAACTTTCAGCATAAACCAAGTGATTGCTTTCAAGTTTTAAAACGCGTCAATACTAACTGATAAATGGTTTCTATTTATTTCTAATACAATAAGCGGTATATTAACGATGTAAATTGCAATTTACATTGCGAAAAACTATTGCGCACGATTCAAAGGTAGGCGTGCAGGCTACTAAAATACTCCAACAGATGcgattgtgaaaaataaatgaataaatacataaataaataaaaaaatcaaataaaaaacattagcCTAAATAGCACTCAATCGACTCCAGATCCAGATCCAGATATATCATTTCATAGTAGTTATACAACTTTGTGGCGTTTAACAGAAGCTCCTGAGATAATTCACCTGTTGACTATTTTGAAATCCTTCCCCTTGTCTCTGATGATCTGCACAGggattatcattattattctcTCTGGTAATAATCTTCTGCCATTCTCAAGGATGACCTGCCGACTACCTTGACTGTACCTTCTGAGCTCCAGAGCTGTGTAAACTAGCAGTTAGGTCTTACTCAGTGAATCTCACCTATTGGTGCTAGCTGCAGACCCAAGAAGCCCAAAAGCCAACCACAAattgtacagtatgtcatagtctttaaaattttttattttaatttttttttaatctggaaaaaaaaagaaagatattttGTACTTATGTTCTTATCTGGAGAAGTATCTTCTCTGTCCCCTTTGAACCTGCAGCGAATAAAGGTAACCACCTCAAGAGTTTGTTAGAGACACTCATACTTTTATTCACATGTTCATGTACACAGTCTTGTATTGTGCCAAGAGGCCGAGTCCACACCTCACTGTCAAGATGCAGAGACCTTCACATTGCACTAAAAACTTCAACGTCTCTAACAGTCTAGTAATAGAAAACTTTAACTTTTTAATGAgtccaataaaaatgtgttgccACATGTCATTGACATTGGGTGTGGTTAAGGATATcagccatcacacacacatccacagccTATCTCTCACAAGCAGACTGCTTTCATATTTAAAAGTGCTGTGGTGACATTTATATCTTCCTCAACCAGCATCATCACAACCTCTGAGTCTGGATGATCCATCTGGCAGAACGTGTAATTACCAAAGTATTTTCTTGAACCCTGAAGCATTGATGTGTAATTAAATAGGCACATCATGAAACATATGCTGTTTTACAGgcgtaaataaaatgtaattaaatatgtgTTTGGTTCATGATAAAATAATGAGTGGCAGCACAATATAGATGTTCtttgcagtcacacacaaaaagaatCCTTCTGTTGTCTTAGGGTTCTGCTGTCTGATTTTATAGCCGGGTGACATTTGTGACATGTCCACTTCGACTccaaggacagacacagagggaaatgtcaaaaaaagaataaaaagcaaGGTGACACCATCCTGTGAAATATATGTGGACTGGTTTTCAAACAAGGATATAAAGTTTCATCCAATACAGTTAATGGATGTGCTGTTGTTTTGGATCCATGTTTCCATGTCCATGAAGGAGACAAAAACGGGGCACACACAGGAGGACTAACAGGGTCATTGTACCTGAGAAAATTAGTACACATAAGGCTAGATTTAGTAAAGATTCCAGCATGTGGAAAGGTATGAGCTCCTGCAAAACCAACATTTCTACCAATTCATCAAGATGACGGCGTGACTTGAAAAAGCCTTTTGCAAGTGCTCAAAATTTTAGTAAATCTGGTTTTTATTATGCTAAATGAATTCCATCTAATTTAATTCTAATTCAATGTCATTATTAGAGATGGTATAATATGCACAAAATGTAGAATTTTCTTGTCAGACCAGCAATGGCGAACATAATCTCTAAAGCTATTCCCAGCCTGTCAGAAGGTTGTTCTTTATAAGTCTTCAGTTTGAATCAGAGTTTCCACATTATCATCCTTGCCCCTCTGCTGTACACTCCTGGATTTCCCATTCtccagcttcctcttcctgctgacCTCCCATGTGGCTCCCCTTTCCACAGTTGGGGAGATGCTGCGCTCCTTGGTCTCAACCTCACGCTCCTCCACATCACCACGCTCACTGTGGTGACAATGAGAACAAATCACAACGGAGCGACACGTTGGAAAGCAGTTAGTTGTGCGAACTAAAACCTGCAGCACTGTCCATAAGAGTCCCTTTGCCCCTTGGTGTTATGAACGGAAACTGATCTCTATTGGGATGCAGTGAAGAGCTATGACAGTGAAGTGTATAAAGCTGTTCATTGCATTTTCTCCAAAGTAACCAGTTCCATTCTATGAAAATAGTATGGGGACAGCAATGCTACATCCCAAATACTTCAataattatgaatgttttttttttctaaatatttacactatgataaatacatttagaaaa is a window from the Anguilla anguilla isolate fAngAng1 chromosome 3, fAngAng1.pri, whole genome shotgun sequence genome containing:
- the LOC118222132 gene encoding regulator of cell cycle RGCC-like codes for the protein MKSPKMKSQNKSQFLEDDDGLHAVLCEFDAVIEDFTSPMEKRHFRYDEHLKTVKRRSSASVSDSGISDSESAESLNRNSFSFSDEKLNSPTPVFSPTPTYLTASSPRAKLGDTKELEDFIADLNKTLATM
- the zgc:101559 gene encoding ras-related protein Rab-33B: MAYQNKNDHGFVTVYDGTSSAKEVHQEYAGIQTRIFKIIVIGDSNVGKTCLSYRFCGGRFLKNPEATIGVDFRERTVDIDGENIKLQIWDTAGQERFRKSMVEHYYRNVHAIIFVYDVTKLSSFESLPEWIEECGRHSVPPMVPRILVGNKCDLKGKGEVPTSLAQRLADGYNFPLFETSAKDPAEKEHVDAIFLTLAYKLKNHKPLRLRQLVESRPVPLSEEQELQRTCLC